AGACGCAACACGTGCGCATCGCCAGGTTCTCGATCGACGGCAATGTCGCGTTCGGCGCGGTCGAGGGCAGCACCGCCCCCGGCGACGAAGCGACGCTCGTGCTCGACATCATCAAGGGCATCCCGTTCGCGGACTTCGAGCTCTCGGGCACGAAGGTCCCGCTGAGCAAGGTCCGGCTGCTGCCGCCCGTGCTCCCGAACAAGGTCGTGGCCATCGGCCGCAACTACGCGGAGCACGCGGCGGAGCTGGGCAACGAGGTCCCGGACGCCCCGATCACCTTCTTCAAGCCCTCCACCTCGGTGGTCGGCCCGGGCGACCCGATCACGTACCCCTCCTTCTCCCAGGACCTCCACCACGAGGCGGAGCTCGCCGTGGTCATCGGACGCATGTGCCGCGAGGTCCCCAGGGAGCGCGTCAAGGACGTGATCCTCGGCTACACCTGCGCCAACGACGTCACCGCGCGCGACGTCCAGCAGCGGGAGAAGCAGTGGGCCCGGGCCAAGGGCTTCGACAGCGCCTGCCCCCTCGGTCCCTGGATCGAGACCGACCTGGACCCGGGCGACCTGACCATCCAGTGCACCGTCAACGGCGAACAGCGCCAGCTCGGCCGCACCAGCGACATGGTCCGCTCCATCGAAGACCTCGTCGTCCACATCACCGAGGCCATGACGCTGCTCCCGGGCGACGTCATCCTCACGGGGACCCCGGCCGGAGTCGGCCCCCTGAACGTCGGCGACGAGGTCGCCGTCACCATCGAAGGCATCGGCACTCTCACCAACAAGGTGATCAAGCGTGGTTAACGGACCTGTCCGCGTACGTTTCTGTCCCTCCCCGACCGGCAACCCCCACGTGGGCCTGGTCCGCACCGCCCTGTTCAACTGGGCGTTCGCCCGCCACCACGGCGGCACGTTCGTCTTCCGCATCGAGGACACCGACGCGGCCCGCGACTCCGAGGAGTCGTACGACCAGCTGCTCGCCTCGCTGCGCTGGCTCGGCTTCACCTGGGACGAGGGCCCCGAGGTCGGCGGCCCGCACGCCCCGTACCGCCAGTCCGAGCGCATGGACA
Above is a genomic segment from Streptomyces sp. NBC_01233 containing:
- a CDS encoding fumarylacetoacetate hydrolase family protein yields the protein MRIARFSIDGNVAFGAVEGSTAPGDEATLVLDIIKGIPFADFELSGTKVPLSKVRLLPPVLPNKVVAIGRNYAEHAAELGNEVPDAPITFFKPSTSVVGPGDPITYPSFSQDLHHEAELAVVIGRMCREVPRERVKDVILGYTCANDVTARDVQQREKQWARAKGFDSACPLGPWIETDLDPGDLTIQCTVNGEQRQLGRTSDMVRSIEDLVVHITEAMTLLPGDVILTGTPAGVGPLNVGDEVAVTIEGIGTLTNKVIKRG